In one Myxococcota bacterium genomic region, the following are encoded:
- the hspQ gene encoding heat shock protein HspQ, with protein sequence MIHRDAKFEIGQVVRHRIHPFRGVIFDVDPTFSNTEEWWQSIPAEMRPRKDQPYYHLLAENAETTYVAYVSEQNLLPDETGRPVRHPQVAEVFGALRGDRYELLEVLRH encoded by the coding sequence ATGATTCACCGCGACGCCAAGTTCGAGATCGGCCAGGTGGTGCGCCACCGCATCCACCCCTTCCGCGGGGTGATCTTCGATGTGGACCCCACCTTCAGCAACACCGAGGAGTGGTGGCAGTCGATCCCCGCCGAGATGCGGCCGCGGAAGGACCAGCCCTACTACCACCTGCTCGCCGAGAACGCCGAGACCACCTACGTGGCCTACGTCTCGGAGCAGAACCTGCTTCCCGACGAAACCGGGCGGCCGGTGCGGCATCCCCAGGTGGCCGAGGTGTTCGGCGCGCTGCGCGGCGATCGCTACGAGTTGCTCGAGGTGCTGCGGCACTAG
- a CDS encoding zinc ribbon domain-containing protein: protein MTGIAAYGAYVPMNRLPLALIGGRPAKEGGPEKAVADYDEDAITMAVTAAVDCLSGIARDQVDAVYFASTSYEMREKQGAALIAKALDLRRDVNTQDHSGSLRCGTAALESALHAVAAGAQEAALVVASDCRMGAPRGALEAKLGDGAVAFLVTRDPIARFDHAAAVADELQDLWRIDGERFTHSWEDRFVLQEGYQPNLTDAVKGVLAKDGGAPSDFTKVALYGADARSLGGAVRALGFKPEQVQDPLFGKLGNTGASFALLLLAHALEAAQPGDRFLVASYGDGAHALTFTATDGLAKLASRRGVSWHLARRRALKSYDTYLKSRQLDPKEWDSGADLGLSATIRFRERDADISLVAARCTNCGQLHFPKQRVCYKCFSKDSWEPYRLSDKRGKLLAFTFDYFFPAAEPPTIMVMTEVEGCRLQVQMANTRPDAVALELPVEYVFRKIHAAGGKANYFWKASPVEDA from the coding sequence ATGACCGGCATCGCCGCCTACGGCGCCTACGTCCCGATGAACCGTCTGCCGCTGGCCCTGATCGGGGGCCGGCCGGCGAAGGAAGGCGGGCCGGAGAAGGCCGTCGCCGACTACGACGAGGACGCGATCACGATGGCGGTGACCGCGGCCGTCGACTGTCTCAGCGGTATCGCGCGCGACCAGGTCGACGCCGTCTATTTCGCGTCGACGAGCTACGAAATGCGCGAGAAGCAGGGCGCGGCGCTGATCGCCAAGGCCCTCGACCTGCGCCGCGACGTCAACACCCAGGACCACTCGGGCTCGCTGCGCTGCGGCACCGCCGCCCTCGAGAGCGCGCTGCACGCCGTTGCCGCCGGCGCTCAGGAAGCCGCCCTGGTCGTGGCGAGCGACTGCCGCATGGGCGCCCCGCGCGGCGCCCTCGAAGCCAAACTCGGCGACGGCGCGGTCGCGTTCCTGGTGACCCGCGACCCGATCGCCCGCTTCGATCACGCCGCCGCCGTGGCCGACGAACTCCAGGACCTCTGGCGCATCGACGGCGAACGCTTCACCCACAGCTGGGAGGACCGCTTCGTATTGCAGGAGGGCTACCAGCCCAACCTCACCGACGCGGTGAAGGGGGTGCTCGCGAAGGACGGCGGCGCGCCCAGCGACTTCACGAAGGTCGCGCTCTACGGCGCGGACGCACGCAGCCTCGGCGGTGCCGTGCGCGCCCTCGGCTTCAAGCCCGAGCAGGTACAGGACCCGCTCTTCGGCAAGCTCGGCAACACGGGCGCCTCCTTCGCGCTCTTGCTGCTGGCCCACGCCCTCGAAGCGGCCCAGCCCGGCGACCGCTTCCTGGTCGCCAGCTACGGCGACGGCGCCCACGCCCTCACCTTCACCGCGACCGACGGCCTCGCGAAGCTCGCATCGCGGCGCGGCGTGTCGTGGCATCTCGCGCGTCGTCGCGCCCTCAAGAGCTACGACACCTACCTGAAATCGCGCCAGCTCGACCCCAAGGAATGGGACAGCGGCGCCGACCTCGGCCTGTCGGCGACGATCCGCTTCCGCGAGCGCGACGCCGACATCAGCCTGGTGGCCGCCCGCTGCACCAACTGCGGACAGCTCCACTTCCCGAAGCAGCGCGTCTGTTACAAGTGCTTCTCGAAGGACAGCTGGGAGCCCTACCGCCTCTCGGACAAGCGCGGGAAGCTGCTCGCCTTCACCTTCGACTACTTCTTCCCCGCCGCCGAGCCGCCCACGATCATGGTGATGACCGAGGTCGAGGGCTGCCGGCTGCAGGTACAGATGGCGAACACGCGCCCCGACGCCGTCGCGCTCGAACTGCCCGTCGAGTACGTGTTCCGCAAGATCCACGCCGCCGGCGGCAAAGCAAACTACTTCTGGAAGGCCAGTCCCGTCGAGGACGCCTGA